The following are encoded in a window of Telmatobacter sp. DSM 110680 genomic DNA:
- a CDS encoding PEGA domain-containing protein, giving the protein MAVMIPKKIWSRPFLSILALLLCAMPALAKDVPLAVIDWPMTGNPVVRFTFGKFKTLPGMGSLHGYVMETTAENLSTRVIPSARFSVYLFDKAKVRVGEDAISLNNVGPGETIRFQTTVMASGQPVSVSISEKTDAAKSVSLTVNSTPQGALLKVDDTEAGVTPRLIHIGIGKHTLTFSKEGFNTGEFPLEIGRDDVSGGSISYELGTAAYDSVELRDGSLLNGDLVSISGMDIEIRVGGNLQHLDRNKVKRIMLVQRDAPTHDLPPISAPQQ; this is encoded by the coding sequence ATGGCCGTGATGATTCCCAAGAAGATCTGGTCGCGCCCATTTCTGAGCATCCTTGCGCTTCTGCTCTGCGCGATGCCTGCCCTTGCCAAGGATGTTCCCCTCGCCGTGATCGACTGGCCCATGACCGGAAATCCGGTAGTGCGTTTCACTTTTGGCAAGTTCAAGACACTTCCCGGCATGGGAAGTCTTCATGGATACGTGATGGAGACAACGGCGGAAAATCTTTCCACGCGCGTTATACCTTCCGCCCGGTTCTCTGTCTATCTTTTTGACAAAGCGAAGGTGCGCGTGGGCGAAGACGCGATCTCGCTCAATAATGTGGGGCCGGGAGAAACCATTCGCTTTCAGACGACGGTGATGGCCTCGGGACAGCCCGTTTCAGTTTCGATCTCGGAAAAAACGGATGCAGCCAAAAGTGTTTCCCTCACAGTAAACTCCACACCTCAAGGAGCACTGCTCAAAGTGGACGACACGGAGGCGGGCGTGACGCCGCGGCTCATCCATATTGGAATTGGCAAGCATACTCTTACGTTTAGCAAAGAGGGATTTAACACGGGGGAGTTTCCACTTGAAATTGGTCGAGATGACGTTTCCGGCGGTTCGATCAGCTATGAACTTGGCACGGCAGCATATGACTCCGTCGAGTTACGCGACGGCAGTTTGCTGAACGGCGATCTTGTCTCCATATCCGGTATGGATATTGAAATTCGAGTGGGCGGCAATCTCCAACACCTTGATCGCAACAAGGTGAAGCGCATTATGCTGGTGCAGCGTGATGCACCAACTCACGATCTTCCGCCGATATCTGCGCCGCAACAATAG
- the hypB gene encoding hydrogenase nickel incorporation protein HypB, translating to MTTRIVELRQGILKKNDELARALRGRFTDAGVLVLNLVSSPGTGKTAFLERTLRDLRESGAKVAALVGDLETDNDARRLAASGAPVRQINTHGICHLEAEMIGKHLEGWELADLDYLFIENVGNLVCPSSYDLGEKVRVALLSVTEGEDKPLKYPTLFNSADAAIITKIDIAEPCGFDRTTALKNINEIRPGIRIFETSAKTGAGMTEWLAYLAEEKSRRA from the coding sequence ATGACCACCCGGATCGTTGAACTGCGCCAGGGAATTCTAAAAAAGAACGACGAACTTGCGAGAGCCCTGCGCGGGCGCTTTACGGATGCCGGCGTCCTGGTGCTCAACCTGGTATCCAGCCCCGGCACCGGCAAGACTGCCTTCCTTGAGCGCACGCTCCGCGATCTGCGCGAGTCCGGCGCGAAAGTCGCAGCGCTGGTCGGCGATCTTGAAACCGACAATGACGCGCGTCGCCTCGCGGCCAGCGGAGCGCCAGTCCGCCAGATCAACACCCATGGCATCTGCCACCTTGAAGCCGAAATGATCGGCAAGCACCTCGAAGGCTGGGAACTTGCCGACCTTGATTACCTCTTCATCGAAAACGTCGGCAATCTGGTCTGTCCGTCAAGCTACGACCTTGGCGAAAAGGTCCGCGTCGCCCTCCTCAGCGTTACTGAGGGCGAAGACAAACCGCTCAAATATCCCACGCTCTTCAACTCCGCTGACGCCGCCATCATTACGAAGATCGATATAGCGGAACCCTGTGGCTTTGATCGCACGACGGCCCTGAAAAACATCAACGAAATTCGCCCCGGCATCCGTATCTTTGAGACATCCGCCAAAACCGGCGCGGGCATGACGGAGTGGCTAGCTTATTTGGCCGAGGAGAAATCCCGCCGCGCATAA
- a CDS encoding SgcJ/EcaC family oxidoreductase encodes MKGVTTLSALAAVALTLAACNPAPPAAPDTHDADVKAISDTEAQANQAWATKDPEKVLAFYADDAVLMTPGMDAVHGKDAVRTSLKAMLADPAVSLTFQSAKVDVAKSGDLAYTQGSYKLTVTDPATHKPVNDHGNYVTTFRKQADGSWKAEADIATSEVPPMPPPKKK; translated from the coding sequence ATGAAGGGTGTCACCACTCTGAGCGCGCTTGCGGCCGTTGCCCTAACGCTTGCGGCATGCAATCCCGCACCTCCTGCCGCACCCGATACCCACGATGCCGATGTGAAAGCGATCAGCGATACCGAGGCGCAGGCAAATCAAGCTTGGGCGACCAAAGACCCAGAAAAGGTCCTGGCCTTCTACGCCGACGATGCGGTTCTGATGACTCCCGGCATGGACGCCGTCCACGGCAAGGACGCGGTTCGCACCAGCCTCAAAGCAATGCTGGCCGACCCCGCCGTTTCTCTGACTTTCCAGTCCGCGAAGGTCGATGTGGCCAAGTCCGGCGACCTCGCCTATACCCAGGGTTCCTACAAGCTGACCGTGACCGATCCAGCCACCCACAAGCCGGTCAATGATCACGGCAACTATGTAACCACGTTCCGGAAGCAGGCAGATGGATCGTGGAAGGCAGAGGCAGACATCGCGACCTCCGAGGTTCCGCCAATGCCACCTCCGAAGAAGAAATAG
- the hypE gene encoding hydrogenase expression/formation protein HypE, whose protein sequence is MADNGGAPDFSSWSCPLPLADYPTIVMGHGGGGKLGNELVEHLFLPAFRNAALENLGDAAILELAPGRIAMSTDSFVVQPIFFPGGSIGELAVNGTVNDLAVSGADPKFLSASFILEEGFPLAQLAAVVRAMADAAATAGVRIVTGDTKVVERGHGDGCYINTAGVGVLRPGIEVGPHRAQVGDVILVSGTIGDHGMAIMSVREGLEFESQIRSDCAALNGLIADVLDAVGKDVHAMRDPTRGGLSSTLNEIASSSNVGIEIDETNLPVRTEVQSACELLGLDPVYVANEGKVVLFVAAQAADRVLAVLRAHPLGRDAAMIGQVTAQHPRMLVARTSMGANRVIAPQIGEQLPRIC, encoded by the coding sequence ATGGCTGACAACGGCGGTGCGCCCGATTTTTCGAGTTGGAGTTGCCCGCTGCCCCTGGCCGACTATCCCACCATCGTGATGGGGCACGGCGGCGGCGGCAAGTTGGGCAATGAACTCGTCGAACATCTCTTTCTTCCTGCATTCCGAAATGCTGCCCTCGAAAATCTCGGCGATGCCGCGATCCTGGAACTGGCTCCCGGCCGCATAGCCATGAGTACAGACTCGTTCGTAGTGCAACCCATTTTTTTTCCGGGTGGATCGATTGGTGAACTTGCAGTAAACGGAACGGTCAACGATCTCGCAGTCTCCGGGGCTGACCCGAAATTTCTGAGTGCAAGCTTCATTCTCGAAGAGGGCTTTCCATTGGCCCAACTCGCGGCCGTTGTCCGTGCCATGGCCGATGCCGCAGCTACAGCAGGCGTCCGCATCGTTACCGGCGACACCAAGGTCGTCGAGCGCGGTCATGGCGATGGATGCTACATCAATACTGCTGGTGTCGGCGTTTTGCGGCCGGGCATTGAGGTCGGTCCGCATCGCGCTCAGGTCGGCGATGTAATTCTGGTCTCCGGCACGATTGGCGATCACGGCATGGCCATCATGAGCGTGCGCGAAGGACTCGAATTCGAAAGCCAGATCCGCTCCGATTGCGCGGCACTCAATGGACTCATTGCAGATGTACTCGACGCGGTTGGAAAAGATGTACACGCCATGCGAGATCCGACCCGCGGCGGATTGTCGTCCACTTTGAATGAAATCGCCTCTTCCTCGAACGTCGGCATTGAGATAGACGAGACGAACCTCCCGGTTCGAACCGAAGTTCAATCGGCCTGCGAGTTACTGGGTCTCGACCCTGTGTATGTCGCCAATGAGGGCAAGGTGGTTCTGTTTGTCGCCGCTCAAGCGGCTGATCGCGTGCTCGCGGTTCTGCGTGCGCATCCTCTTGGCCGCGATGCCGCAATGATCGGTCAGGTCACGGCGCAGCATCCCAGAATGCTGGTGGCGCGCACATCGATGGGCGCAAACCGCGTGATCGCACCCCAGATCGGAGAGCAGTTGCCGCGCATCTGCTAA
- the ggt gene encoding gamma-glutamyltransferase, producing the protein MRARKIFSSAGQLSDALIPGRVILSTAMQSPYRFPAVFALAITLPFVFSCSTLTCGQEGTSNELSYRGEQPVSAQHGMVVSVHHLASDAGVDVMRDGGNAVDAAVATGFALAVVHPVAGNLGGGGFLLLRKHDGKSTFIDFREKAPLAATETMYQDAEGKVLRDDSVIGYRSIATPGSVAGLVYAEKKYGKLGLKRVMAPAIKLARDGFALSSEEAHELTDHDLTRFPASRLLFQRDDSFYHAGETFQQPELARTLERIAADPDDFYHGKMAHELVDDLKKGGALLTLEDLAQYNVVEREPVVGTFHNYTVISAPPPSSGGVVLLSALNILEGYDLASLGDRSAASMHLLTEAYRRAYMDRADYLGDPDYNRIPVAELIAKKYADAWRKSILPDKASPSADLKRPPDFLPPAPTTAGKRHESPDTTHYSVVDAEGNAVSVTTTLNDGFGSHVTAGSLGFLLNDEMDDFAAKMGVPNMFGLIQGPANAIAPGKRPLSSMTPTIVLQDGKLRYVLGSPGGARIITTVANIFLSVADGGLNIQEAVDAPRFHHQYLPDKLYLEPGFNAKTISELKEMGYAVEVRDGHWSNGECIAVDPKTGELAGGQDHRSHYGKAAGY; encoded by the coding sequence TTGCGGGCACGGAAAATCTTCTCCAGCGCCGGACAGTTGTCCGATGCCCTGATTCCCGGCCGGGTTATCCTGTCGACAGCTATGCAGAGCCCGTATCGCTTCCCCGCCGTTTTCGCCCTTGCCATCACCTTGCCGTTCGTCTTCTCGTGTTCAACCCTGACCTGCGGGCAGGAGGGCACGTCTAACGAGCTCTCCTATCGTGGGGAGCAACCTGTGAGCGCGCAGCACGGCATGGTTGTCAGCGTGCATCATCTCGCCTCCGACGCGGGAGTCGACGTTATGCGGGACGGGGGCAACGCCGTAGATGCAGCAGTAGCCACTGGATTCGCGCTTGCCGTTGTTCATCCAGTAGCCGGGAATCTTGGAGGAGGCGGCTTTCTGTTGCTGCGCAAGCACGACGGTAAAAGCACGTTCATCGACTTCCGCGAGAAGGCGCCGCTTGCGGCAACCGAGACGATGTACCAGGACGCCGAAGGTAAAGTTCTTCGGGACGACAGCGTGATTGGCTACCGCTCCATCGCTACGCCGGGGTCGGTGGCGGGACTGGTGTATGCAGAGAAGAAGTACGGAAAGCTTGGCCTGAAACGCGTCATGGCGCCGGCTATCAAACTGGCACGCGATGGATTTGCGCTTTCTTCCGAAGAGGCGCACGAGTTGACCGACCACGATCTTACTCGCTTCCCTGCTTCACGCCTGCTGTTTCAGCGTGATGACAGCTTCTATCACGCGGGCGAAACTTTCCAGCAACCTGAACTGGCACGCACGCTTGAAAGAATTGCGGCCGATCCCGATGATTTTTATCACGGGAAAATGGCGCACGAACTTGTGGATGATCTCAAGAAGGGCGGTGCCCTCCTCACGCTGGAAGATCTTGCGCAATATAACGTAGTCGAGCGTGAACCGGTGGTCGGGACATTCCACAATTACACGGTGATCAGCGCGCCTCCCCCGTCGTCAGGAGGAGTTGTACTGTTGAGTGCATTGAACATTCTTGAGGGCTACGACCTCGCCAGTCTCGGCGATCGCTCCGCCGCTTCGATGCACCTGCTTACCGAGGCTTATCGACGCGCCTATATGGATCGCGCTGATTATTTGGGCGATCCGGATTACAACCGAATTCCGGTAGCCGAGCTCATCGCGAAGAAATATGCCGATGCGTGGCGTAAGAGTATCTTGCCGGACAAGGCCAGCCCCAGCGCCGACCTCAAACGCCCGCCGGATTTTCTCCCCCCGGCGCCGACTACCGCGGGTAAGCGGCACGAGTCTCCAGACACTACGCACTATTCCGTGGTTGACGCGGAGGGAAACGCAGTCTCGGTGACAACGACATTGAATGACGGCTTTGGTTCGCACGTGACGGCAGGATCGCTTGGCTTTTTGCTGAACGATGAGATGGATGATTTCGCCGCCAAGATGGGCGTTCCTAACATGTTTGGCCTGATCCAGGGACCGGCGAACGCCATAGCGCCCGGAAAACGGCCGCTGAGTTCGATGACACCGACGATTGTGCTGCAAGATGGGAAGCTTCGCTATGTGCTCGGAAGTCCCGGCGGCGCGCGCATCATCACTACGGTCGCGAATATCTTTCTTTCTGTAGCGGATGGGGGCTTGAATATTCAGGAGGCTGTCGATGCTCCGCGTTTTCACCATCAATATCTACCGGACAAGCTCTACCTGGAGCCGGGCTTCAACGCAAAGACGATTTCCGAGTTGAAAGAGATGGGTTACGCCGTCGAGGTGAGGGACGGCCATTGGTCGAATGGCGAGTGTATCGCTGTCGATCCGAAGACGGGGGAACTCGCTGGAGGACAGGACCATCGCAGCCATTACGGCAAAGCGGCTGGCTACTGA
- a CDS encoding sugar phosphate isomerase/epimerase family protein gives MLPILSTHLFLKQRLHPGLLELAERSGAQGVEIFAARQHFDYTSREHVMELASWFASNKLEPFSMHAPLYPDREMGRGGSPAVNLVDPEKSRRIDAMDEIKRALEAAEHISFKKLVIHLGEKFDSWSPRTMEYATTALEHLGAFAKPLGVRVLVENLTSDATTPEHLITILEMAHLDQIDVCLDLGHAHIAPGVAEAISILGKRIVQVHVHDNHGLKDEHLWPGDGTIDWPAALEALKQLPTSPAAVLEIGYDLGDAPGVLPERIQRSFEKLA, from the coding sequence ATGTTGCCAATTCTTTCCACTCATCTCTTCCTCAAGCAACGGCTGCATCCGGGACTGCTGGAATTGGCAGAACGTTCAGGCGCGCAGGGAGTCGAAATTTTTGCCGCGCGGCAACATTTTGACTACACCAGCCGGGAACATGTCATGGAACTTGCCAGTTGGTTCGCATCGAATAAGCTCGAGCCGTTCTCGATGCACGCGCCGCTGTATCCGGACCGTGAGATGGGCCGCGGCGGTTCTCCCGCGGTGAACCTCGTTGATCCCGAGAAATCCCGGCGCATCGATGCGATGGATGAGATCAAGCGAGCGCTTGAAGCTGCGGAACATATTTCATTCAAGAAGCTTGTCATCCATCTCGGAGAAAAATTCGACTCGTGGTCACCGCGAACGATGGAGTATGCGACAACCGCGCTTGAGCATCTTGGTGCGTTCGCAAAGCCTCTTGGTGTGCGCGTTCTGGTTGAAAACCTGACCAGTGACGCCACCACTCCTGAACACCTGATCACGATTCTGGAGATGGCTCACCTTGACCAGATCGACGTCTGCCTGGACCTTGGACATGCGCACATTGCGCCCGGAGTTGCAGAAGCCATCAGCATCCTTGGAAAGCGCATCGTCCAAGTTCATGTACACGATAATCACGGGCTGAAAGACGAGCACCTCTGGCCCGGAGACGGCACGATCGATTGGCCGGCTGCCCTTGAAGCACTGAAACAGCTGCCAACATCTCCAGCGGCTGTGCTCGAAATTGGCTACGATCTCGGCGACGCACCCGGCGTTCTTCCTGAACGAATCCAGCGATCATTCGAAAAGCTGGCATGA
- a CDS encoding HypC/HybG/HupF family hydrogenase formation chaperone, which produces MCLAIPGKVEQITEGDVRMGRVNFGGVVKNVCLDYVPEVCVGDYTIVHVGFALSKIDEKTALETLELFEKMGALEEELATEEEVFARAANAPQSPCPDGSCELTGQNLRIEEPTRSSGKK; this is translated from the coding sequence ATGTGCCTTGCTATTCCTGGAAAAGTCGAACAAATCACTGAAGGCGACGTTCGCATGGGCCGCGTGAACTTCGGCGGTGTCGTCAAAAATGTATGTCTAGACTACGTACCGGAAGTCTGCGTCGGCGACTACACCATTGTCCATGTTGGCTTTGCGCTCTCAAAAATCGACGAGAAAACCGCTCTCGAGACTCTCGAGTTGTTCGAAAAAATGGGCGCCCTTGAAGAGGAATTGGCCACTGAGGAGGAAGTCTTCGCCCGTGCTGCCAACGCCCCGCAGTCACCCTGTCCGGACGGGAGCTGCGAACTTACCGGACAGAATCTGCGAATAGAGGAGCCGACCAGGAGCAGCGGCAAAAAATGA
- a CDS encoding DUF1801 domain-containing protein → MQKATEKTTKKAETPAAEVDAYLAKVPEPAKTTLEKLRATIRSVVPPETTEALSYGIPAFRYKGGLVAYAAFKKHCSFFPMQASLIDEMKDELKGYRTSKGTLQFPPDKPLAAALVKKMVKARIAENERKHP, encoded by the coding sequence ATGCAAAAAGCGACCGAAAAGACCACAAAAAAAGCAGAAACTCCCGCCGCCGAGGTTGACGCTTACCTCGCCAAGGTTCCGGAACCCGCGAAAACCACCCTCGAAAAACTCCGTGCCACCATCCGCTCCGTCGTGCCACCCGAAACGACCGAGGCGCTCAGTTACGGCATTCCTGCTTTTCGCTATAAAGGTGGACTGGTCGCCTACGCCGCCTTCAAGAAGCACTGCAGTTTCTTCCCCATGCAGGCCTCGCTCATCGATGAGATGAAGGATGAGTTGAAGGGCTACCGCACCTCAAAAGGCACGCTGCAGTTTCCCCCCGACAAGCCGCTGGCTGCAGCGCTGGTGAAAAAGATGGTGAAGGCGCGTATTGCGGAGAATGAGCGCAAACACCCCTGA
- a CDS encoding ATP-binding protein, giving the protein MPFSIPSSERIARLPWLIRILLGCCMASGAVALTSVIAPLRAFPLLLTFPTVILAAWFLGMWGAAGCAFMDVALVNTFLTRSQFQFSTGNVSQEVRLAIFVLITMLLGWSIRRLAQQKAELANHALKRQLESAEANRQIAEERAIASEQLRYRDDVLELALKASGMGLWAWDFEKEVVHRSDEVYRMVGCEPGAFGAEPEAWLQFVVPEDVPMLDEAFAKARNEGADYHAQYRVRWPDGSLHWLESEGKCQRNAEGNVARIYGVMADITHRKQSEEAMLRAEKLAVAGRLAASVAHEINNPLEAIANMLYLITISDSAEQARAQAANALDELMRISLVAQSTLKFHRESGAPRMALLSEVLDSVLTMFRGRIQTTNIAVDIKAKQELPITCMLSETQQVFANLIANAIESMPSGGRLIVRIQPSRDWRNRAVSGMRVTICDTGGGIDRVTQSRIFEPFFTTKTDTGTGLGLWVVAQLIERHDGAVSVWSSQRPEASGTAFSIFLPFGEELFGEGSIDRGKGVASIRPLSHPMEIFSSGSLH; this is encoded by the coding sequence ATGCCCTTCAGCATTCCCAGTTCCGAAAGGATAGCGCGACTCCCCTGGCTCATTAGGATTCTGCTGGGTTGCTGCATGGCCAGTGGTGCCGTCGCACTTACCTCGGTGATTGCTCCGCTCCGTGCCTTTCCTTTGCTGCTCACGTTCCCTACAGTCATTCTTGCCGCTTGGTTCTTAGGCATGTGGGGCGCGGCCGGCTGCGCATTCATGGATGTGGCGCTGGTCAACACCTTCCTGACGCGTTCGCAATTTCAATTCTCCACCGGAAATGTGTCTCAAGAGGTTCGCCTGGCCATCTTTGTGCTTATCACCATGTTGTTGGGCTGGTCGATAAGACGGCTTGCGCAGCAGAAGGCGGAGTTGGCAAATCATGCGTTAAAACGGCAACTGGAATCTGCAGAGGCCAACCGTCAAATCGCCGAAGAACGCGCCATCGCCAGCGAACAACTGCGATACCGCGATGACGTGCTGGAATTAGCCTTGAAGGCGAGTGGGATGGGACTCTGGGCTTGGGACTTTGAAAAAGAAGTCGTGCATCGCTCCGACGAAGTTTATCGTATGGTGGGTTGCGAGCCCGGTGCGTTTGGCGCGGAGCCAGAGGCGTGGCTGCAGTTCGTTGTTCCCGAAGATGTCCCGATGTTGGATGAGGCCTTTGCCAAGGCGAGGAACGAGGGAGCGGACTATCACGCGCAGTATCGAGTTCGATGGCCGGATGGCTCGCTGCACTGGCTGGAATCTGAAGGCAAATGCCAGCGCAACGCGGAAGGCAACGTGGCGCGCATCTACGGCGTCATGGCCGATATAACCCATCGCAAGCAGTCAGAAGAAGCGATGCTGCGGGCGGAAAAGCTTGCCGTGGCGGGACGTCTGGCTGCTTCAGTGGCGCACGAGATCAACAATCCGCTTGAAGCGATTGCCAACATGCTCTACCTGATCACGATTTCAGATTCCGCGGAGCAGGCTCGCGCCCAGGCCGCCAATGCGCTGGACGAATTAATGCGCATTTCACTCGTCGCGCAATCCACGCTGAAGTTCCATCGCGAGTCAGGTGCACCGCGGATGGCACTGCTTTCTGAAGTTCTCGATTCGGTGCTTACCATGTTTCGTGGCAGGATTCAGACGACGAATATTGCAGTGGACATCAAGGCAAAGCAGGAACTGCCCATTACCTGCATGCTCAGCGAGACGCAGCAGGTTTTTGCGAATCTGATTGCCAATGCGATCGAATCCATGCCGTCCGGGGGAAGGCTTATCGTGCGCATCCAGCCTTCGCGAGACTGGCGAAATCGCGCTGTCTCTGGCATGCGCGTGACCATATGCGACACCGGCGGCGGCATCGATCGGGTTACGCAAAGCCGTATCTTCGAACCCTTCTTCACCACGAAGACTGATACTGGAACAGGTCTTGGCCTCTGGGTTGTTGCGCAACTAATCGAGCGCCATGATGGCGCAGTGAGCGTCTGGAGTTCGCAGCGACCCGAAGCAAGCGGGACGGCATTCTCGATATTTCTGCCGTTTGGCGAAGAACTCTTTGGGGAGGGAAGCATCGACCGCGGAAAAGGAGTTGCCTCAATACGGCCCCTTAGCCACCCTATGGAGATTTTTAGCTCAGGCTCACTCCACTAG
- the hypD gene encoding hydrogenase formation protein HypD, translating into MKYLTEFRNGEVAQRIAREIHQVATRPWKIMEVCGGQTHSIIRNGIDQMIPAGIEMIHGPGCPVCVTPLNLIDKALAIASQPGVIFCSFGDMLRVPGTDRDLFQVKGNGGDVRVVYSPLDAVELAVRNPDKQVVFFGVGFETTAPANAMSVHLAKRRGLKNFSVLVSHVLVPPAIEAIMSSPGNKVQAFLAAGHVCSVMGYWEYPPITEKYRIPIVVTGFEPLDLLDGIRRAVIQLEKGEYRVENAYERIVSFAGNLPAQQLLSEVFEVADRAWRGIGVIPKSGWRLSAPYREFDAEERFQISGIHTEESPLCKSGDVLRGAIKPAECPAFGKECTPRHPLGATMVSSEGACAAYFNYGRFLSAEDLAHAGAALTGVANG; encoded by the coding sequence ATGAAGTACCTCACAGAATTCCGCAATGGCGAAGTCGCGCAGCGCATTGCTCGCGAAATCCACCAGGTCGCCACCCGTCCTTGGAAGATCATGGAAGTCTGCGGCGGCCAAACCCATTCCATCATTCGCAACGGCATCGACCAGATGATCCCCGCGGGCATCGAGATGATTCATGGGCCCGGCTGCCCCGTATGTGTCACTCCCTTGAACCTCATAGACAAGGCGCTCGCGATCGCCTCTCAGCCCGGAGTCATCTTCTGTTCGTTTGGCGATATGCTGCGTGTGCCCGGTACGGATCGCGACCTCTTCCAGGTCAAAGGAAACGGGGGCGATGTTCGCGTTGTCTACTCGCCTCTCGATGCCGTGGAACTGGCCGTCAGGAACCCCGACAAGCAGGTCGTCTTCTTTGGTGTGGGTTTCGAAACTACGGCACCGGCCAATGCCATGAGCGTTCATCTGGCCAAGCGTCGCGGCCTCAAAAACTTCTCCGTCCTCGTTTCGCACGTGCTCGTGCCGCCCGCTATCGAGGCCATCATGAGCTCGCCCGGAAACAAGGTGCAGGCTTTTCTCGCTGCCGGCCATGTTTGTAGCGTCATGGGCTATTGGGAGTACCCGCCGATCACTGAAAAGTACCGGATTCCGATCGTAGTCACAGGCTTCGAGCCTCTCGATCTGCTCGATGGAATTCGCCGCGCAGTCATTCAGCTCGAAAAGGGTGAGTACCGCGTCGAGAACGCCTACGAGCGCATAGTCTCTTTCGCCGGCAACCTGCCCGCGCAGCAACTGCTGTCAGAAGTCTTCGAAGTGGCGGACCGAGCCTGGCGCGGAATCGGTGTAATTCCGAAAAGCGGTTGGCGTCTCAGCGCGCCCTACCGTGAATTCGACGCAGAAGAGCGCTTTCAGATTTCCGGAATTCACACGGAAGAATCGCCACTCTGCAAGTCGGGGGATGTTTTGCGAGGGGCCATCAAACCGGCCGAGTGCCCCGCATTCGGCAAGGAGTGCACACCGCGTCATCCGCTCGGCGCCACCATGGTCTCTAGTGAGGGCGCCTGCGCCGCCTACTTCAACTATGGCCGATTCCTGTCTGCTGAAGATCTGGCCCACGCCGGAGCTGCACTGACCGGAGTGGCCAATGGCTGA
- the hypA gene encoding hydrogenase maturation nickel metallochaperone HypA translates to MHELSIVSSIVDTVTEKLEAYPGARVKEVRLRVGALAAVIEDSLQFCYGIATDDTPLQGSKLVVNIVPVLMHCDHCDEDVEIASLQSFRCPECDEPVSDLRQGRELEIESIEIDEVEEKV, encoded by the coding sequence ATGCACGAGCTTTCCATCGTTTCCAGCATCGTCGATACCGTTACTGAGAAGCTCGAAGCCTATCCCGGAGCGCGTGTCAAAGAGGTCCGCCTCCGCGTCGGCGCACTCGCGGCGGTCATTGAGGACTCATTGCAATTCTGCTACGGCATCGCGACCGACGATACGCCCTTGCAAGGTTCGAAGCTGGTGGTGAACATCGTGCCCGTCCTCATGCACTGCGATCACTGCGACGAGGATGTAGAAATCGCAAGCCTGCAGAGCTTTCGCTGTCCGGAATGCGACGAGCCGGTTTCGGATTTGCGGCAAGGCAGAGAACTGGAAATTGAGTCGATCGAGATTGATGAAGTCGAGGAAAAAGTATGA